The Salvelinus sp. IW2-2015 linkage group LG4q.2, ASM291031v2, whole genome shotgun sequence genome includes the window AACGCTTAATGAAATCAATGAAAATAGCAAAGTACAGGCAAGGAGGTTACTGtttcaacaaaataaaaaaaacagactgccGATATTGACATTAAATGAACAACCAGGGAGAAAAAGAACAGCATCAGACAATGAGGCTGGGATTGGAGTCCTCCTGCTCTACATGGTTTCCTTACCTGTGTTGGGACAGAGCCAGATGGTAAGGAACGTAGGACAGCTCCTCAGACTTCCATAGCTGCATGTTGAGAATGACAAAAGGAGGTGGGCCATGGCAGAAGACCCTCTGAGAAAACTCCCTCAACCCATTACACCTGCAGAACAGACAGGAAATCAGTCAGCATCATAGAAAAGACCAGGAGAGATTATAGGATATGATGGTTCAACATTCACGTTATGTCTCACCCCAGTTCTTTGCAGAGAATGATTTTGGGACAGAAGAACTCCTCCACCGCTGACTGAATGGGATCTCTATGGGGCAGCTCATGAGGAGGACTGGGAAAGAAGAACAAGGSTAAGAAGTCAGACTCTGAACACCATGTAGTTAGGGTTAGCTCTAACCAGTATCAGGCTACATAGATGCATTTACACGAACCTAATTCATAATTTTAATCTCCACCAGAAAGAAAAGCACCTATGAAAACGACTGAAATAGTTGGGATTTGGTAATAGGTATAGTCCACTGTCTAAATATAGCCCACCGTGGGTAAACATASCTTTATAAGGCTCTGGCAGAGATTGAACCAGAGCTGTTTAGAAACCAACTGCTCTCTTCATTATTTTCTACTGCGAGCCAGGATTATGCTCAATTCTTTCCAATTCAAGTAGTAAACAGGATACAGAATTGCAATATAATTGAATTTAGTGAAATTCAAATGCCTCTTCTATTcaacactgagtgtataaaacattaggaacaccttcctaatattgagttgtacacccttttgccgtcagaacagaatcaatttgttggggcatggactccacaaaggtgtcgaaagcgttccacagggatgctggcccatattgactcaaatgcttcccacagttgtgtcaagttggctggatgtcctttaggtggtggaccattctttatacacacgggaaactgttgagtgaaaaACCCTTCAGAATTTTGGGAGATGCCCTTTATTTACTTCCCTAGAGTCAGacgaactcgtggataccatttttgtgtctctgtgtccagtacgaaggaagttagaggtagttttgcgagccaatgctaactagcattagcacaatgactggaagtctatgggtatctactagcctAAAGGCATCTGCCAAAATCCCGAAGAAtacctttaacctgtctccttcccttcatctacactgattgaagtggatacaacaagtgacatcaataagggttcatagctttcacctggattcacctggtcagtctgtgatggaaagagcaggtgtttctKatgttttgtacactcagagtatATTATGTGTAGGTCTATACAAATATACATCTTGTATATAAAACATCAAGCATGTCATTGTATACATTCATATAAAATATTGATGAAacaattgataaaaaataaaaaaaacactaaattCACTGAGAATATATTACATGAAAGAACAACACTCCAAGTCGCATCTTCTGGCCTTTGACCATTTACTTGGATTCCTTACATCGTAATCATTGTTAAGAGYTTTTTGTGCAAATCGAACATTAGGTACTATATTRATTGAATACTATATAAATCCTATAAATTGAAATGGCCAATTAGGGTYCAATCAACAAAATGTTGTAGAAATgcttatcttatctgtttctaactacaaacaatttcagaacaatcggAGATGGTGGGTGTRAAAATCTTCTTTTATGTGCTTTTTGAAGTGGAACAACCCACCTGCCAGATTCAATTAAACTCTTATGTTCTATGACTTCGWGGAATTTCTTTGAATTGCACYGAATWAAAAATTKTACTTCCTGKCACTCAAACTCTGCAACATGTGYggtgtggccaattcaatttcaactcatgagttgaatgggagtcaattctaAAATTCTGAATTGAGCACAACCCTGCTGTGAGCATTATAGACAGCTGGGCCTTATTTTAGTCAAGCAGCGAGTCAAAGGGGAGAAATAAAAGCTTCTTGAAGACAGGTGTAGACCAGCTGTCCAGAAGAATTAGCAAAGCAAGCAATAGAAACAGGGAAGGCCCTCCCATTTGGACATAGTCCAGTTCACCCCACTGAACTAATTGAGTTCATACTTTATTTGTAGTAACTAACTATTAATTTCTATACTAATGAAGGATCACTGTAATCTGATCAGAAACTCTGGGAGATAAGGAACAAAGAAAATCCTCCCACACTGACCAGCTATCAAACTTAGACTTACAGCCTCTGCCTCTCTTACTTGATGTTGATGGTTCTCTGTAAGAACTCCTGGAAGCGAGCAGGACAGCTCCAGTTGGTYCATAGGCTCTCCTGCATAGTGGACAGCATTGTCTCTAAGTTCTTGGTGAAGTTCTCATGTTCGTTACCAAACAGGTCGATCTCCAACGCTGCATGGTGGATCACTGAGCGGTACTGCCTTTTGGACATCCTGTCCCAGATCCACAGCATCTTAACGGTGGTGTAGTCATACGAGTCCATCAGGTAGAGGAAATGCTCTACAAACTGCCTGCCCAGAAAGATGCCCACCTCCCGGGGAAAGCTGTGGTTGTCTCTCAGTATTATATAGAGGATCATGAGGAACCCATCAATTGTGCAGGTGTTCTTTAGGCTTATCTTAACATACAGAGGGGTGCATGAGATGGCCCTCCTCCCCGCCCTGATGGTGTAGACACCCCCCCATGGGAGCACAGGCCTCCAAAAGGAACGGTCCTCTTCTTCATTGTTGTTGATGGATGCACGGATCTCCTCAAACAAAGTCTTTGTCCTAAGGAGACAACATGAAGGTATAAGTTATCATTCTCCTAGGCTAAGGGGTGAAGTTGATTTTAAGCACAGAGCGAGGCTCACCTTATATCCTCAATCCTAAATCTTCCTTATGACTAATAAGGMTTTTCCTGTATGGTCTTGATGAAGGAAGGTATTCATCATTTACTAAATGCCTAATTKATTAAAGTACAAATGAGTGTACTGCAAAACATCCCTCAAGCCAGAGCCCAAGGGATCACCTTGTAAACGTTAGCAAGCAAACTGTCTGATGATGACATGCACATTTGCAATGCAATCCCAGGTAAATTACATAAAATGTTATgttacatgcttcgtaaacaacaggtgtagactaacagtgaaatgcttacagtgcAGAGAATAAGAAagataaatagaaaaataataacacgaggaataaatacagctaacgttagttacatttaaaaaatatatattatcagTTTTTAGTRAGCATTGTTATTGTAGTCAACATAATTTGATAAATTGAATAGAAGATGAACATGGCAGCTAACGTCAGTTAGCTATAATTAATACTCTMGCACGCAAACTGCAACACACGTCATGGTATACGCCATCTGACGTTAGTTGGCAGACCATTAAGCTAGTTAAGTACCTCCATTGTAACTAGCTAGTATTAACGCTAGCTAGCTTTGAATATAGCTAGTTAgatagttagctacctagctaagtgCAGCCTTCTAAAACCTAGTGTTGATGCGTTTAGTTGTCGATGCAATATTGAATACTGTTGATGTCGGTTAATCTACTGTTTGGCAAGATATTTAGTTATTGGTTTGCTAGCCTAGRTAGCTAGCCCCGCCAatgaaatttagctagctaacgcgttACCTTTCAATTTGCAGATTATCTTCGGTACTTGAAATTAGGGTTCTGAGGTCTTCTGTGTCGGTCAAAATGCAGAATTTGCTCTCCATCGTTCTCTGTATTTCTTCATYTCTTAATTCAGGCCAACAGCCACAAATCCTTATATGACCACTACTAGTATTTTCTATAACCCTCGAGAAAGCTTCAAAACATCCTGAGCAATGTCAAGTTACGCCCATTGCACCACATAGCCACGCCCACATTCATTGTTTTGTTAAGACTTTTTTTTTCCAGAAGTGCAATGCTGCCACCTGCTGTCTGAAAGATCTTTGCTTTTCATGAGATTTTCCACACATCTGCCTCCTCCTCAAGAAGAGGCGCGCAGAGGTGTACATTTTATTGCGTCCTCTGTGGTAGGGGTTTAGTATGATTTTAAGACGCATGTGARTGGCCAACAGTTCCTGCCCTCAACTCAGACTGTTCTCTGGTAGGTTGACCGCATTAACAGCAACACAAATGACTCCACCCACTAGTATCATCGTCTTTAGTTACTTATGCCAA containing:
- the LOC111963210 gene encoding uncharacterized protein C14orf28 homolog → MESKFCILTDTEDLRTLISSTEDNLQIERTKTLFEEIRASINNNEEEDRSFWRPVLPWGGVYTIRAGRRAISCTPLYVKISLKNTCTIDGFLMILYIILRDNHSFPREVGIFLGRQFVEHFLYLMDSYDYTTVKMLWIWDRMSKRQYRSVIHHAALEIDLFGNEHENFTKNLETMLSTMQESLXTNWSCPARFQEFLQRTININPPHELPHRDPIQSAVEEFFCPKIILCKELGCNGLREFSQRVFCHGPPPFVILNMQLWKSEELSYVPYHLALSQHRYSLEGATLFNKEEHHYSAAFQIEGYWMHYDGLRSDKLILLNKPPELLLLSSLVYIRASDK